The nucleotide window aatattttagtctTTATcgggtgaaattattgaaataaaaacacCATTACCAATAAATTAAAACATCCATTATAGAAATTAATTagttaatatttttgaaaatttaaataaacaagtttATTAAGTTCCTTATTTACAAATATTAACCTTGtggaaatttataaatattaatagtCTATCAATATAATTGTAAACTATATTCTTAGTGATAATTATATCATGTTCTTAGTATGTAAATTAGTGATAATTATATCATACTCTGGATAAATTTGTCAAGTAgcatatttcaattaatatgaaATTGCATAAGAAATCATTTGACATAAGTAAACTGAAAATAAATTAAGAGTACATAAATATTGAaggataaattgaaaataaattaagagtACATAAATATTGAAAGAATAGATAAATATCTCATTCCACGTATCTCATTAGTTTTGAGAGCATGTGGCAAAGAGAGCAACTTTTGAGAAAGCATGATTAGATATGTCATTCCCAATCAGTTGTCTGCATTTGCTATTTTGAATGTTTTAACTCAACAAACTCTTACAAAGTTTCATTCACTGAACACTACAATTAAATGGTTTGACTACTCAATCCTCTATTTATGCCCAAATCAGCTAAAAAAGACTCAAAACTCTGTTTACCAAACACtcctatatatttttatttgaaaattaaagTTCAAATGATGATATTATTAATGGGTTTCGTTAAGTTTGAACATGTGGCATTTCAATATTgaaaagcttaatttaaaaattaaaatccttAACACATTCAGatttaataatgatattaattaCACTAATTTTACTTTTTGATTCAAACAAGTAGAaaaactaaaatgttaaaattaaaagTTGAATGACGAAAATTTAAAAGTTGGAAGAGTAGAAAGATGAGGACATTAATAAGGTGGTGAATTATACACCAAACACACACAACCCCTGCCGGCCAAAACTGATGAAATTAAAAGCAAAGAGCAAAAACAACAGCCATTTTTCCCTTCATCTAATCTTCGCATATCTAGACAAAACATTTATTCATGAATAGGACAGAATTTATAGTGGGGTCTCCATAAGTATGCAATTTCTGTTGGCTGTCATGTGTTTCAACTTTTAAATTTGATTCCATATATCTTACTAGATATTTATGATTAGTATCATATATTTATACAATCAGAAAGATAAGTCATGatactaacaatattaatatatttttccaAGAAAAGACAATGTGATTCTATCCATAAGCTTGTTTTACGCAAACAATTAAGTTTGGTagaaatatttttgttttataaataataatatatcgtaaaataaaaagaaaagggaaaatgaaaCAGGGCAAGGCGGTATGGATGGCCAAACACGTATGTGTTTACCAAGGCAATGGGAGAAATGATGGTGGGGGAATTAAAAGACATTATACCAGCAGTCATCATTCGCCCTACCATCGTAACTAGCACTTACAAAGAACCCTTCCCTGGTTGGGTCGAAGGAATCAGGTATTTCTATTTCattctataattttttttattgggAAATAGATATTTTGGAATTAAGCTAAGCTATAATGAGTAATTCTTGCCTtggatttttttttcctttttaactaGTACTTGTATATGTGTTTATGATAGAACCATTGATAGCCTAGCAGTTGGTTATGCAAAAGGCAAATTGACATTCTTCCTGGGAGATCTGGAGGCAATAGTTGATGTGGtgagttttatttttatattattatacaaaTTTTCCATTTATCAATGAATGCTAATTGGGATGGGTTGTTGATTATATAATAATTGCAGATACCAGCAGACATGGTGGTGAACGCCATAATTGTAGCAATGATAGCTGAGGCAAGACATCAAGAACCCCAAACCATTTACCAAGTAGGTTCCTCAATCAGAAACCCCCTAAGGTATTCTAATCTTCAAGACTATGGCTTCCGCTACTTCACCAAGAATCCATGGATCAACAAAGATGGAAAACCTGTGATTGTTAGCAAGGTTACGGTTATGAACAGCATGGATAGCTTCCAAAGATACATGGCATTTCGTTACTTGCTTCTTTTGAAGGTACCCCTCTATAACCTTTCTTTTCAACCTCCCTTTAATGGGGTTCCTCCTTAttcaacaaaattatcatttcatGTGTGTTTGCAGGGATTGGAATTGGCTAATGCAGCCTTCTGTCATTTCTTTCAAGGTGTTTACAGCAATCTGAATAGGAAGATCAACTGGGTCATGAGATTGGTCGACATTTACAGACCTTACTTGTTCTTCAATGCCACGTATGTCCTCTTCTACTTTCTTACTCTCATTCAATCTCTGTTTACAAAAAGGAAAATTAACTTCACAGTTTTGTTGAGTACAGTTTCGATGATTTAAACACCGAGAAGTTGCGAATGACAGCAAGAACGAGCTTGGTGGAGAACGATATGCTCTATTTCGACCCTAAAAGCATTGATTGGGAAGATTACTTCATGAACATTCATATTCCTGGCATCGTAAAATACATTTTCAAGTGATTTAAGGGGCAAAATAAGGGAAATATTTCCTTAATGCTTTTCAAATTCATGGTATAATTAGTGTGGCAGCATGAATATTATGTTTAGCTGTTGACGAAAAGTGTGTTCAGAATATCATCAAACCATATCCATCAGTGTGTTTCTAATATATATTGCCTTCATGAATATATCATATGTGCATGTATGTGTTCCAAGTTTTCGGGATTTGAGATACCCAACTGAAGCAACCATGTTATGGTATTCCGTTCGTTGTTTTTTGAGATTTGTCGGACCAGACAGGTTGTCGGTTTAAACTAATAGAAGAGGTGAAATTGTTGCAAGTGTAAACTTTGACCCAAAATTGGAAGATTATTTGGATTGGCAGGTTCAATGGTACAAGTGCAAAAGAACTGTGGGCTTTGAAACAGGCTTTGCCACTTATAAATTGAATAACAGTAGCAATGTGAATCATGGGGATCTCTCCTTCCTTTTACCTGTCATGGATGTGGTTTTATCATCACACTTTTCATTATTCCTATTCTCACTTGACTTGCAGCAGGGACCATCAACAATTTCACAAGTTTCCATGGTGGAACCAGTTTTACCTTCATCTTCACATCCACCTGGCTTGGTAATGCAGAGCCAACTTCTCAATGACTCCTCGTCGCTCTCACATACAATGGGAACATGCCATGATCCTTTTTCGGATTCCTGAAACACACATTCATTTCTTTATATTCCAATGGAAACTACAGTTTGACAGCAGCTAAATCATGACCTTGACCGATATGAAAATACATCAACAAATAACCCATGAATACCTGAATGACGATAGAGTATGCAGGTGGCATCTGAAGTTTCAGGGCTCCTTTCAGAAATGTATATCGAACCTgcaaataaaaccaaaatcattttgcaaaatgggATCCGGTTTAATGCTAATCATGAACTGAGTAAGAGCCTTTCCTTGAGAATTCAAACAAATGTCAAAATAGAAAGTCAAGCATTAAAATCCATGTCCAAAATCAGAATTGGACCATTTGCCAACTTATCAGAGAATAGAAGAAAATGTCTTATACAGAGTCATAGACTGGTCCAACCTAAGTGGCATTTCTGatgcagaaaaataaaagaaaaaggtaaatgtaaattttaaaaatattgccAAATATGCTTTTTATTACATCAGAACAAGAACAACTAATATGAAAAGTAGAAGAAAGATCATATGTCAAGTAGGTTTGCAGACAGCACAAACCTGGTGCCTTTCTTTCCATTTGAGAAAGAAGCTACTTCCTAGGAGTTCAAAAATGTGATCCCGCATTTCATCATTTGTCACAAGCAGACATCTAAGTTTTACAGTGGCATAAAGCCAATACCTGTAGATAGAAGAATTCTTTTTATTACAATCAAATTAGCATCAATTAGCAATTGAAAACCAGAACAATCCTGCATGAACTCTGTGCCACCAATAGTGCACACCAGCACTGTATCCCCTTCAAATACTAAATTATATAGCGCAAGCATAGGGAGACTTCTCAAGTTATAAAAAAAGTGCCGAGTCAGATTGAACAAAAAATAAGATATTAAATCAGATTTAACATGTGGAATGAACAAATGAATCAAAGTTAGCTTGTCTTTTCAACATCCATACCAATCATCATTGGAGCCATGTGGTGTTGTATAAAGAACACCATTAGCCATCCATTCTTCAACCAACTTTCTATGGGAAGGATTTTCCAAGAGGGCTCGCACACGCTTATTATGCAGGATGACAAGTGGCCATTTATTCCCACTTCTAGTATACATTTCTTTTATGACGGCATTAAGCTGTTCTATTgcaatttttacaaaaaaaaaacaataataataaataaagaataaCAATTAGTAACAGAAATTGAGTGAGCACAATATGAAAGCAGAGTAGACAAGCCAACAGTTGGATATACAACCTGAAGAACACTGAATCCACCCTCTGCAAAATTTTGTTGGTAGAGCCCAATATTTGCTCCGTCCACTATGGCTTCATAATCCGCATTTTTTTCCAACCAATCCTTTATTAATGATATAAATGAATAAGTAAATCATAAAGGAGAAACTGTAAGAATTAGGTACAGTGGGAATTTGCAATATCAAGATATCATTTTACATGTCAATATTATAATGAAATTGTAACAAacaaattaatcaaaatattaaacattCTGCAACAGGAACAACAAAATTCGGAGTGTCAACCTGCACTAATGGTATAAAGTCTAAACCTAGTTGCCTACAACTCCGTTTTAGAGGTTTATTTcacttaacatatatataatcaatcataaaaataaaaaataaaaaacattgcATAATGAAAAAGGAGCAACTTGCAAATATGTTCCTCACCTGAAACTCCCTAAAGTTAGCCTTAACCTCTCTCTCCAAAGCCAATCCTGCAACTGAAAGAGCAAACTTCTCAGTCTCCACATCATCAATATCAACACAATCCAACTGCTCCCCGCAGCAGCAACATCGACCATTCGGCTCGACATTCCCTTTCTTCACCACCCATTTCCCTTCCCCAATCCACCCTAACCCATGCCACCCCCCACCATTCCTCAAAATCGCTTCTTTCACTGAACCCACATCAGAACCAATCTCGCTTGCTTTACAGCGAAACCAGTCCTCCAAAACCTTGCATGTTTCCTCACTGACCCACCTCACGCTCCTCCTCAACTTATGCAAGTAATTATAAACTCTCTCCCCTCTCCCCGTATCCGCACTTAGTTTCAATAAAGCGGCAATTTGAGGTTCCTCCAAGCTCAACCCCATCTTATCTATATCCTCCTCAACTTCATAAGCCTTCTCTGCTTCCAACTTCTGGCAAAAACAAAACAATGCAGGCTCGTAAGTACGAAGCCGTGGCGAAACCTGATAATCACCCAACTTCTTAACCATTTCAAAAGCGTAATCACCATCACCTTTGGCCGCGGATAAACGGGCAATGGAGGTAATAGAAGCTTCATTAGGGTGGATATTTAAGGCCATCATGTGGTCAAAAACTCGAAACCCGTATCGTAAAGCAAGATCTTTGGAGTCAGGGTCGGTGGCAAAAGTGGAGCAAAGGTAAAGCAGGGTGTTGAAATGGGACTGGTTGAGGCGAGTATTGCTGGAAAGAGCAGAGTCGTAAAGGGAAATAGCGCCTTTGAGGTCTTTGGATTTGGAGCAAGAATTGAGTTCATAAAGAAAATTGGCTTCAGGGTTTTTGTgggttttctttttcttggttGAAGGAATGGGGTTTTGGTGATGGCTTGGGGTAGCCATGGATACTACTTTCCCCGGATATAAAACCCTAAAGATTTGCCTCAATATCAGAACCGCAAAAACCCTGCCTTTTCCTTTGATTGCTGGGATTCTGGGGAAGTTGCCGTTACATATCATTTATAAGCTAGAGCTGGGCTGACTCTGTAATTTTACTTTGGGCTTTAAGCTCTGCTTTATCAATTAAGCTTTCAACACATAAAATGAAAAAAGCATATTATtagtagtattattattattaaaatagattattattattaaaatagaaaGTAACATTTCTCAATGaacaagaaattttaaaataatcattTCAAATTGGTATTACCAATCATATACATATGTATGCCATACTGATTCTAAGTAAAGTAATGGTCCAAAAATCAagattcaattttctttactaAAACAGAGATATTTATGGtggataataatattttattattttaaaaatttagtaaattataattttttatgaataATTGAGTTGTAAAGAGATAATTTTTGTGTGTAAAGTTATCTTATAAAGTCATAATTTTATATTAcattgttttgtaaagtgatacAACCTTATAAAATGGTATCTTATTAAAAGGtataatctataatatatatacaagtatGAGTTTAAAGATTCCATCTACAGTGTTTTTGTTGTGTGTCCACAGTCATGGGCAATTTATCTGCAAACCATTGATGGTTAAAACCATAACCCTATGTGTAAGTGGTCGGAGTTAAGAGGAACTCATATTGTTGTATGTAGTGGTGGGATAGGACTTTTTTTGTTAAACCAAAACTGTATTGCATTTATAAAGCATGCACATACAATTTTGAGATTTCTAATATGTTATATATGTATTGTTGAATGATTTGAGATATCAATATTCTGAAATTGCTATCGTGAGTTATTCTATGTGTCGTGTTTCTGTATGCTTAATCGTTTGCACCAATTTTCTTGTGAtgaaactcacactgagcttcatagcttaccccctttttatttctttttctacaaATAACACATCAGGTTAGGACGTGGACATGATATACGGAAGGCTAGGAAACATTTTGTTTATATGAAAGTGTTATTATTAGGCTTATTTTTATAATTCATGTTATTTTGgaacttaattatttatattatagcATGGGATTCAGATTTAGGGTTATTTCGCATgcatgatttttttaatttgaatttaggaTAATGAACTTGGAATTAGATTTGATTATACACTAAATAATTTCgttttagtttaattaaaactaaattaatatCTGTGAAAAAAATTGAATATCACTATCCGTTGCTAAGTTATAACTGAATTTTGGGTAATAAATAAACTAGGAATTAGCTAAAGTTTCAAAGGAAATCACCATTATAGAAAAGTGTATAATTAAATCAGTTTTTATTAACTCAtgagtttttctaaaaatttaactaaattttatttcaaattaaaCAAATGTTTTAATACAACTATTTTATAAACTTCGATAGTTTACTGGACCATTCCTGTAACAatccgtttttagtgaaatcggataGTTTACTGGACCATTCCTTTAACAATCCGTTTTTAGTGAActaggaacaatggtttcgggatcacaaatataacgagtaaattattattttttattattttaatgtctatgggactttagtaaggttgtattaaaatttcattaagaaattttgacatttgcatgattaattaagtgaaaaggaatAAATCGTAAAAAAAGtacaaaagtagagttctattggttaaaggtgtcaaatatcTATGAAACTTTAAAGTGAGGGGACTtcgatggtaattagaccatttctaTAGTTAGTGGATATTCATGGCgaggttttattgaaattttgaatgcttttaaaggttaaaaaggtaaatgtgtaattaaggttaaaataaataaaactaaaatgacTCCATCTTTTTCCACTgaatttcaaaatcaaaatattcattTTTAGGGTTTATTGATTCGACTACAATAATTACTTGCATGTAAGTGTTTTCAACCCTGtctttaatgatttctatgtttttaaagttattttagcttaatctagctagcctggggatcaatttttaaaattgttaaagattgagGGTTACGCCATGAATGATTTTGTAtgattcttgatgtttaatgatagattatgagtcttttttgataaataaacaagttttgaaaagtgattttttatgaaaattgcatttagggacttgtttgtaaaaatagtaaaatttcatgttaaatttatgaaatgatgATTGGTATGGGTTGGTTTAAGTCCCTAGAGAAATTTTTTAGCTTGAAAAGCggattaaaatgcttaaatttcaatttattagcttaaagactaaattgtgaaaagttaaaaggttaatggtaaaatagtaattttgcttaaatatgaaatattgactaaattgaatactatgcatattaaatggattgaatttgtctatttagatcaagatagaccacgtacgaatttagatcggggaaaagctaaagcctcagCTTAGTTCAACTTCGTTTCTACGCCTTAgtcgttgaggtaagttcgtatgtatggATTACTATATTtaagttatgtaacacccctaacccatatccgtcgctggaataaggttacggagcattaccgaagtttaaaaaacaaataaaattaattcatgttatttactattcatatctgaAACCAATCATATTCAATCATACTGTCTCTTAAAtgaaccctcgaggtccaatttatgcatttgaagcaagtcgggactaaatcgggaactaaaggaattttttgtgaaatttcaaaatttttcttaggtatAGGGgatacatgcccatgtggctaggccgtgtggctcacacagccaagtgacacactcgtgtcctaggccatgtgggcattcaatatgaggcacacggccatATCCCAACCCATgtccatacccgtgtaactctatgacttgagttacacggctaaccacacaccagtgtgctaggccgtgtgaacaaatttaattttcaataattaagtgcaggggtcacacgaccaagtctcacacccatgtgctaagccgtgtgacaTACACTGCTgatacacacgcccatgtctccgcCTGTGTGAGTAACTTGAAGCATTTTGTTTCTCTGATTttaaaatgcaggggacacacggccaaaccacacactCATgcgcatggccatgtgtcacacacggttgagacacacgctcgtgtctctgcctgtgtagacaaaataaggtcatttccaagccttatttctcacccaacctAGCATCAACCTATCCAACCAATTTTTGTACTATTACAAGTCACAATAAAACCTTTAATTCAAGCCAATTTCAAGTTCAATACATGTCATAACATCCCATTTATCCAAATATTTCATCTTACCTAAATGACCATATAAACATATAAGTACATTTTACCCATTCATGCAactattaatatatttatgtaaCTTCCACcattcaaccatttcaatacatacaTCAAGCATAATAAGGCCTTATATAACTACATCAAAATATGCTTAAcactagccatttcaatagctagttacaaccaaaacattatcATGccaatgtaatagcccaaatttaaccGGGCCTTAAGACCAAatgaaaatagataaataaataattatttattaaacagTCCAAGTCTaggttacaaagcccaaacactACCGGCCCAAAACTTAAAACCAAAAAGCACTACCCGTATGACCCAAATTACACCCTCAAACCCGACCTAACCCACAATAGCCAACCCAACTCAAACATTACCCAGTAAGCCCCTTTACACCCTTGACCCGTATACAGCAGCAGCCCAAAAGGCCCAAATGACTTAAGAGGAataagaaaccctagggtttcctgaacATTATCGCGCCGCAATTGCTTCTAGAATATTCGGGGAGCGTCTGTCCAATTCCCGAAATCAAGGCCACCATCAAGGCACTGTCCCGAGGCCCTTCGACACACCAGCTCGGCCACCGATCACGCCTCCACCAGTGGGCCGTGACTTCAGCATTGTGTCGTGCCCAGCACGGTCACCATCGAGATCCTCGCAAGttacctgcaagaaaaggaaagaaatcaaagcaaaaaAGGTAGCAAATATACTAGAAcaggaaatggaaagaaatcctccgatttctttccaaaataggTAGTAGtttaaggctataaagcctttcatAAATCTGTAAAGAGGGAGGTTTTTTACATAGATACACAATAGCAGAGAGAATACAtacagaaacaaaaaaaaagcaaaaagaaacagagaaaagcgAACGGGTGTAAACTTTTCGAAacacatatataaataaaaaagtaGTTTCAGTTGAGAAGGTAAACAGACTGTTATTTTCTTTACTTACCTGCGTATTTTCTTTCATACATATACAAATCTTccattttttttaaacaaaaaactaaagaaaatagAAAGGGAAAGAAGTTACCTGGCGATTGGCGAGGGAAAGAAAGGGTTTTTCGAACCTtagccaccgtgtacggtggtcCTTAGAATGGCGCGTCGGCGCGTAAAGACCACGCGCGGCAGAGCTCAAGGACGAGCAATGATGGCCCTAAACCGGAGCTCTGAGAGAATTCTAGATttctctctgttttttttttttttgagtgtttgtaaaaatgataattttaagctttgattttacttttataacaccggtaaaacgacgtcgtttctaggatcaggatccgcgcgttgacccggtTACCCGGGAAGGATCCGCTTGTTTTGAGGATTGGATTAATTACTCAATCGGTCCTTCCACCTTTTTACGTTTATAATTacgctttattttatttatgatttggccctattattttgttttagttttaattta belongs to Gossypium arboreum isolate Shixiya-1 chromosome 7, ASM2569848v2, whole genome shotgun sequence and includes:
- the LOC108453150 gene encoding fatty acyl-CoA reductase 3-like; the protein is MELGSALQFLDNKSILVTGGTGFLAKIFVEKILRVQPNVKKLYLLVRAADHKSAIHRLHHEIVGKDLFRNLKKKCGTNFSSFISQKITVIPGDLTHQDLGLHDSDLLQLLCKELDVLLNLAATTNFDERYDVALGLNTLGAKYVVDFAKKCAKLQVLVHVSTAYVSGERSGLIVENSYRMGETLNGVSGLDVNIEKQVVEDQLHLLRLQGASDKDITIAMKDLGIQRARRYGWPNTYVFTKAMGEMMVGELKDIIPAVIIRPTIVTSTYKEPFPGWVEGIRTIDSLAVGYAKGKLTFFLGDLEAIVDVIPADMVVNAIIVAMIAEARHQEPQTIYQVGSSIRNPLRYSNLQDYGFRYFTKNPWINKDGKPVIVSKVTVMNSMDSFQRYMAFRYLLLLKGLELANAAFCHFFQGVYSNLNRKINWVMRLVDIYRPYLFFNATFDDLNTEKLRMTARTSLVENDMLYFDPKSIDWEDYFMNIHIPGIVKYIFK
- the LOC108453135 gene encoding proteinaceous RNase P 2 yields the protein MICNGNFPRIPAIKGKGRVFAVLILRQIFRVLYPGKVVSMATPSHHQNPIPSTKKKKTHKNPEANFLYELNSCSKSKDLKGAISLYDSALSSNTRLNQSHFNTLLYLCSTFATDPDSKDLALRYGFRVFDHMMALNIHPNEASITSIARLSAAKGDGDYAFEMVKKLGDYQVSPRLRTYEPALFCFCQKLEAEKAYEVEEDIDKMGLSLEEPQIAALLKLSADTGRGERVYNYLHKLRRSVRWVSEETCKVLEDWFRCKASEIGSDVGSVKEAILRNGGGWHGLGWIGEGKWVVKKGNVEPNGRCCCCGEQLDCVDIDDVETEKFALSVAGLALEREVKANFREFQDWLEKNADYEAIVDGANIGLYQQNFAEGGFSVLQLNAVIKEMYTRSGNKWPLVILHNKRVRALLENPSHRKLVEEWMANGVLYTTPHGSNDDWYWLYATVKLRCLLVTNDEMRDHIFELLGSSFFLKWKERHQVRYTFLKGALKLQMPPAYSIVIQESEKGSWHVPIVCESDEESLRSWLCITKPGGCEDEGKTGSTMETCEIVDGPCCKSSENRNNEKCDDKTTSMTGKRKERSP